A DNA window from Actinomadura luzonensis contains the following coding sequences:
- a CDS encoding DsbA family protein, with the protein MSTEARGRSRALRDARAAAERRRRKRIRLIAAGGGLIVVGLVAAIVIALVNAAGGRPSPAAAPGRAPAIATAGGALALGRAGAPVTVEVYLDYMCPYCGRFEAANGGEIARLVAAGTVRLELHPLAFLDQASGGTRYSTRAANAVATVADRAPDKVLPFTAALYAHQPAEGSQGLSDARIAALARESGVPAAVVDAFAGRSFEAWAAAATQRAFASGITGTPTVKIGGTPFKGDLYTTGPFTDAVTAAAKGAR; encoded by the coding sequence ATGAGCACCGAGGCACGAGGCAGGTCGCGCGCGCTGCGCGACGCCCGCGCCGCCGCGGAGCGGCGCAGGAGGAAGCGGATCCGCCTGATCGCGGCGGGCGGCGGGCTGATCGTCGTGGGACTGGTCGCCGCCATCGTGATCGCCCTGGTCAACGCGGCGGGCGGCAGGCCCTCCCCCGCGGCTGCCCCGGGCCGGGCCCCGGCGATCGCGACCGCGGGCGGGGCCCTCGCCCTCGGCCGGGCCGGCGCGCCGGTCACCGTGGAGGTCTACCTCGACTACATGTGCCCGTACTGCGGGCGCTTCGAGGCGGCCAACGGCGGCGAGATCGCGCGGCTGGTCGCCGCCGGCACCGTGCGGCTGGAGCTGCACCCGCTGGCCTTCCTCGACCAGGCGAGCGGCGGCACCAGGTACTCCACGCGGGCCGCGAACGCCGTCGCCACCGTCGCCGACCGCGCCCCGGACAAGGTCCTGCCCTTCACCGCCGCCCTGTACGCCCACCAGCCCGCCGAGGGCTCCCAGGGGCTGAGCGACGCGCGGATCGCGGCGCTGGCCCGCGAGTCCGGGGTGCCCGCCGCCGTCGTGGACGCCTTCGCCGGGCGCTCCTTCGAGGCGTGGGCGGCCGCCGCGACCCAGCGGGCGTTCGCCTCCGGCATCACCGGCACCCCCACCGTCAAGATCGGCGGGACGCCGTTCAAGGGCGACCTCTACACGACCGGCCCCTTCACGGACGCGGTGACGGCGGCGGCGAAGGGCGCGCGGTGA
- a CDS encoding M24 family metallopeptidase codes for MTPLPAAGRAARLAAARAAMAAAGVDALVLRPSPDFRFLGGRDGAGYLVVTGDAAVETGDPAALVPPGARRVGVDPEMRVRELFGMAIAAELVPASAVLAPLRLRKEPPEVAAVERAALRAEEVLRQARELAWFGASERAMAGRLRLLALESGCEEVLALRVAAGEHTARPEHRPGDRVINPGDALLVSVCGRWGGWCAEVARVFAVAEPPEDYEAMYTVVLAAHRAALAAARPPAPARAVAAAAAEVIDASGYGRFAAAHAGRGVGLGPEEGPWLGEDTPLAPGMTFCLEPAIYVADLFGARVADVVACTQDGPLVLTGGPPPLHVLER; via the coding sequence GTGACGCCGCTGCCGGCGGCCGGGCGCGCGGCGCGCCTGGCCGCGGCCCGCGCCGCGATGGCCGCGGCCGGGGTGGACGCGCTGGTGCTGCGGCCCTCGCCGGACTTCCGCTTCCTCGGCGGCCGGGACGGCGCCGGCTACCTGGTCGTCACCGGGGACGCGGCCGTCGAGACCGGCGACCCGGCCGCGCTGGTGCCGCCGGGCGCGCGGCGGGTCGGGGTGGACCCGGAGATGCGGGTGCGCGAGCTGTTCGGCATGGCGATCGCGGCCGAGCTGGTGCCCGCCTCGGCGGTGCTGGCGCCGCTGCGGCTGCGCAAGGAGCCGCCCGAGGTGGCCGCCGTCGAGCGGGCCGCGCTGCGGGCCGAGGAGGTGCTGCGGCAGGCGCGCGAGCTGGCCTGGTTCGGCGCGAGCGAGCGGGCGATGGCCGGCCGGCTGCGGCTGCTGGCGCTGGAGTCGGGCTGCGAGGAGGTGCTGGCGCTGCGGGTGGCCGCCGGCGAGCACACGGCCCGGCCGGAGCACCGGCCCGGCGACCGGGTGATCAACCCCGGGGACGCGCTGCTGGTGTCGGTGTGCGGGCGGTGGGGCGGCTGGTGCGCCGAGGTGGCCCGGGTGTTCGCGGTGGCCGAGCCGCCGGAGGACTACGAGGCCATGTACACGGTGGTGCTGGCCGCCCACCGCGCCGCCCTGGCCGCGGCCCGGCCGCCCGCCCCCGCCCGGGCCGTCGCCGCGGCCGCCGCCGAGGTCATCGACGCCAGCGGCTACGGCCGCTTCGCCGCCGCCCACGCCGGGCGCGGCGTCGGCCTCGGGCCGGAGGAGGGGCCGTGGCTGGGCGAGGACACGCCGCTCGCGCCCGGCATGACGTTCTGCCTGGAGCCGGCCATCTACGTGGCCGACCTGTTCGGGGCGCGGGTGGCGGACGTGGTGGCCTGCACGCAGGACGGGCCGCTGGTGCTGACCGGCGGGCCGCCGCCGCTGCACGTCCTGGAACGCTGA
- a CDS encoding ABC transporter ATP-binding protein: protein MTALLTVDDLVVEHRSPGRPPVRAVAGASLRVGPGEVVGLVGESGCGKSTLARAVCGLNPVTAGTIAFEGEPVMPLGLRRRRQTGVQMVFQDPYTSLNPRRRVGDQIADGLRASRDTTASPADLLERVGLPREFAGRHPHEFSGGQRQRVAIARALAARPRLLIGDEPISALDASAQAQVARLMRDLAVESGAGLLFISHDLSVVRLIADRVAVMYLGRIVETGRTEEVWAEPRHPYTRALLQAIPRPDGMGVLPAELPGDVPDPAAPPAGCRFHPRCPLVMDRCRDEDPAFGPVACWLHEPR from the coding sequence ATGACTGCCCTTCTGACGGTGGACGACCTGGTCGTCGAGCACCGCTCCCCCGGCCGGCCGCCGGTGCGGGCCGTGGCCGGCGCGAGCCTGCGGGTCGGCCCCGGCGAGGTCGTGGGGCTGGTCGGCGAGTCCGGGTGCGGCAAGTCGACGCTGGCCCGCGCGGTGTGCGGGCTGAACCCGGTCACCGCGGGGACGATCGCCTTCGAGGGCGAGCCGGTCATGCCGCTCGGGCTGCGGCGCAGGCGGCAGACGGGCGTCCAGATGGTGTTCCAGGACCCGTACACGTCGCTGAACCCGCGCCGCCGGGTCGGCGACCAGATCGCCGACGGGCTGCGGGCCTCCCGCGACACCACCGCCTCCCCCGCCGACCTGCTGGAACGCGTGGGCCTGCCGCGCGAGTTCGCCGGCCGGCACCCGCACGAGTTCTCCGGCGGGCAGCGGCAGCGCGTGGCCATCGCGCGGGCGCTGGCCGCCCGGCCGCGGCTGCTCATCGGCGACGAGCCGATCTCCGCGCTGGACGCCTCCGCGCAGGCGCAGGTGGCCAGGCTCATGCGCGACCTCGCCGTCGAGTCGGGCGCCGGGCTGCTGTTCATCAGCCACGACCTGTCCGTGGTGCGGCTGATCGCCGACCGGGTGGCCGTCATGTACCTGGGCCGGATCGTCGAGACCGGGCGCACCGAGGAGGTGTGGGCCGAGCCGCGGCACCCGTACACCAGGGCGCTGCTGCAGGCCATCCCCCGCCCGGACGGGATGGGCGTGCTGCCCGCCGAGCTGCCCGGCGACGTGCCCGACCCGGCCGCGCCGCCCGCCGGCTGCCGCTTCCACCCGCGCTGCCCGCTGGTCATGGACCGGTGCCGGGACGAGGATCCCGCGTTCGGCCCGGTCGCCTGCTGGCTGCACGAGCCGCGGTGA
- a CDS encoding ABC transporter ATP-binding protein has translation MTALDIAGLKVTIGGRDVLRGVDLRLEPGKVHGLAGESGSGKTMTGLAVLGLLPHGSRATGAIRLGGRDLLTLPAKELNKVRGGEVAMVFQDPATSLHPMLTVGRQLTEHMRHHLGLGKAEARERAVELLGKVRIPGAAEAYRRYPHQFSGGMRQRIAIAVALACSPKVLIADEPTTALDVTVQAGVLRLLRGLCDELGLAVLLVTHDLGVMSAVADEVSVMKDGLVVESGPRGRVLREPAHAYTRSLLESLPDAEVR, from the coding sequence GTGACGGCCCTCGACATCGCCGGGCTGAAGGTGACGATCGGCGGCCGGGACGTGCTGCGCGGCGTGGACCTGCGGCTGGAGCCCGGCAAGGTGCACGGCCTGGCCGGCGAGAGCGGCTCGGGCAAGACCATGACCGGCCTCGCCGTGCTGGGGCTGCTGCCGCACGGCTCCCGCGCCACGGGCGCGATCCGGCTCGGCGGCCGGGACCTGCTCACGCTGCCGGCCAAGGAGCTCAACAAGGTGCGCGGCGGCGAGGTCGCCATGGTCTTCCAGGACCCGGCGACCAGCCTGCACCCCATGCTGACCGTCGGCCGCCAGCTCACCGAGCACATGCGCCACCACCTCGGGCTGGGCAAGGCCGAGGCCCGGGAGCGGGCCGTGGAGCTGCTGGGCAAGGTACGCATCCCGGGCGCCGCGGAGGCGTACCGGCGCTACCCCCACCAGTTCTCCGGCGGCATGCGGCAGCGCATCGCCATCGCCGTCGCGCTGGCCTGCTCGCCGAAGGTGCTCATCGCCGACGAGCCGACGACCGCCCTCGACGTGACCGTCCAGGCCGGCGTGCTGCGGCTGCTGCGCGGCCTGTGCGACGAGTTGGGCCTCGCGGTGCTGCTGGTCACCCACGACCTCGGCGTGATGTCGGCGGTCGCCGACGAGGTGAGCGTGATGAAGGACGGCCTGGTCGTGGAGTCCGGGCCGCGCGGCCGGGTGCTGCGCGAGCCGGCGCACGCCTACACCCGCTCCCTGCTGGAGTCCCTGCCCGACGCGGAGGTCCGATGA
- a CDS encoding ABC transporter permease translates to MRGAGLLGRLPEAWRQPLAVSGAVLAAAWLVVVLAAPVLAPHDPLAQDLPRLAPPGPGHWFGTDQLGRDILSRVLYGARVSIPLTLLLVALSVLIGGLLGAVAGYFGRWADETIMRVADLVFAFPTVILAMVVAAALGASLANAVLAVLVVAWPSYARVTRGLVLGVREREFVLSGRLLGFSVWRSLRVDVLPNITGPVLVLATLDIGTALLLLSGLSFLGLGAKPPSPEWGAMVASGVEVFDSWWVATFPGLAILTVVLAFNFLGDTLRDALDPRTARAIKERAL, encoded by the coding sequence ATGAGAGGCGCCGGCCTGCTGGGCAGGCTTCCCGAGGCGTGGCGGCAGCCGCTCGCCGTCAGCGGCGCGGTGCTCGCGGCGGCCTGGCTGGTGGTCGTGCTGGCCGCGCCGGTGCTGGCCCCGCACGACCCGCTCGCGCAGGACCTGCCGCGGCTGGCCCCGCCGGGGCCGGGGCACTGGTTCGGCACGGATCAGCTCGGCCGCGACATCCTCAGCCGCGTCCTGTACGGCGCGCGGGTGTCGATCCCGCTGACGCTGCTGCTGGTGGCGCTGTCGGTGCTGATCGGCGGCCTGCTGGGCGCGGTCGCCGGCTACTTCGGCCGCTGGGCGGACGAGACGATCATGCGGGTGGCGGACCTGGTGTTCGCGTTCCCGACGGTGATCCTCGCCATGGTGGTGGCCGCGGCGCTCGGCGCGAGCCTGGCCAACGCGGTGCTGGCGGTGCTGGTGGTCGCCTGGCCCTCCTATGCCCGCGTCACCCGCGGGCTGGTGCTGGGGGTGCGCGAGCGGGAGTTCGTGCTGAGCGGGCGGCTGCTCGGCTTCTCGGTGTGGCGCTCGCTGCGGGTGGACGTGCTGCCCAACATCACCGGCCCCGTGCTGGTGCTGGCCACCCTGGACATCGGCACCGCGCTGCTGCTGCTGTCGGGGCTGTCGTTCCTGGGGCTCGGGGCCAAGCCGCCGTCCCCGGAGTGGGGGGCGATGGTCGCCTCCGGCGTCGAGGTGTTCGACAGCTGGTGGGTGGCGACGTTCCCCGGCCTGGCGATCCTGACGGTGGTGCTGGCGTTCAACTTCCTCGGCGACACCCTGCGCGACGCGCTCGACCCGCGCACCGCCCGCGCGATCAAGGAGCGTGCCCTGTGA
- a CDS encoding ABC transporter permease produces the protein MKQQVSGRRVPPLARFLVRRVLLAVLMAWGITLVTFVLTNLVPGDPVAANLGQRALGDPAIVAQWRAEHGLDKPLWQQYLLHLQGLLHGDLGVSQQSHRPVSADLAEFVPATLELAGAAILVSLVLGVAFGVVAALRRDRLADHALRLLSLIGISVPTFWLALVAFYVFFYRLQLTPGSGRVDVALGSAPPVTGLQTVDALIAGRWDIFVSAAGHLVTPALVLALYTIGLLTRFTRSAVLEVLGQDYVRAARAKGLPGRTVLFRYVLRSALVPIITVAGLAFGSLLSGTVLVEAIFAWPGIGQYAYKSATSLDLPAVMGVGLVVGIVYLVINLVVDVLYGVIDPRVRLQ, from the coding sequence ATGAAGCAGCAGGTGTCCGGGCGGCGGGTTCCCCCGCTGGCCCGGTTCCTGGTCCGGCGGGTGCTGCTCGCCGTGCTCATGGCGTGGGGGATCACGCTCGTCACGTTCGTGCTGACGAACCTGGTGCCGGGCGACCCGGTGGCGGCCAACCTGGGCCAGCGGGCGCTCGGCGACCCGGCCATCGTCGCGCAGTGGCGGGCCGAGCACGGCCTGGACAAGCCGCTGTGGCAGCAGTACCTCCTGCACCTGCAGGGCCTGCTGCACGGCGACCTCGGCGTCAGCCAGCAGAGCCACCGGCCGGTGAGCGCGGACCTGGCCGAGTTCGTGCCGGCCACGCTGGAGCTGGCCGGGGCGGCGATCCTGGTGTCGCTGGTGCTGGGCGTGGCCTTCGGCGTGGTCGCCGCGCTGCGCCGCGACCGCCTGGCCGACCACGCGCTGCGGCTGCTCAGCCTCATCGGCATCTCGGTGCCGACGTTCTGGCTGGCGCTGGTGGCGTTCTACGTGTTCTTCTACCGGCTGCAGCTCACCCCGGGCAGCGGCCGGGTGGACGTGGCGCTCGGCTCCGCCCCGCCGGTCACCGGCCTGCAGACCGTGGACGCGCTGATCGCCGGCCGCTGGGACATCTTCGTCTCCGCCGCCGGCCACCTGGTCACGCCCGCGCTGGTGCTGGCGCTCTACACGATCGGCCTGCTGACCCGCTTCACCCGCTCGGCGGTGCTGGAGGTGCTGGGGCAGGACTACGTGCGCGCCGCCCGGGCCAAGGGCCTGCCCGGCCGGACGGTGCTGTTCCGGTACGTGCTCCGCTCGGCGCTGGTGCCCATCATCACGGTCGCCGGCCTCGCCTTCGGCAGCCTGCTGTCCGGCACCGTCCTGGTGGAGGCGATCTTCGCCTGGCCGGGCATCGGGCAGTACGCGTACAAGAGCGCCACCAGCCTCGACCTGCCCGCCGTCATGGGCGTCGGCCTGGTCGTGGGCATCGTCTACCTGGTCATCAACCTGGTCGTGGACGTCCTGTACGGCGTCATCGACCCCCGAGTGAGGTTGCAATGA
- a CDS encoding ABC transporter substrate-binding protein has product MATRSQTAAVLLAGALTLAACGSGGTSSQAPAGGGGGRTLVIDTSFDLKTADPGRTYEPTGLVVDKAVYETLLTFDGSDVTKPVPSLAESYELSEDGKTLTLKLKQGATFADGAPVTADDVVFSLTRVRDMKGTPSFLLDGVEVAKTDDTTITLTSKAANPALPYILPNPALGIINSKLAQQHGATTDPQDKAEQWLNSTGAGSGPYTIESFNVSSQVTLKANPKYHGTKPAYDKVVLRNVEAATQKLNVQRGDSQIALNLSGDQVNGMPATLQVKKTASANVLFLLANQDTGVSKVTSNPKFVEAVRKGVDYAGLLELAGEGAAQAPGVIPSQLLGALPAEQAAKRDVEGAKAALAASGLANPSVKLEYPSELTVNGLPFQPFAERIQANLKEVGITVDLQPAPVTTALDNYRNGKEEMGLWYWGPDYPDPSDYLAFLPGKTVGLRAGWKAGAAKEIEAAGEKAATAVGDEARKAAYADLQTKLNASGPFVTLVQPSQNIVTAASVTGLEYHPVWTVDIADLGVK; this is encoded by the coding sequence ATGGCGACCCGCTCGCAGACGGCGGCTGTGCTGCTCGCCGGTGCGCTCACCCTTGCCGCCTGCGGTAGCGGCGGCACGTCGTCACAGGCCCCCGCGGGCGGCGGTGGCGGCCGGACGCTGGTCATCGACACGTCCTTCGACCTGAAGACGGCCGACCCCGGCCGCACCTACGAGCCGACCGGCCTCGTCGTCGACAAGGCCGTCTACGAGACGCTGCTCACCTTCGACGGCTCCGACGTGACCAAGCCGGTGCCCTCGCTCGCCGAGTCCTACGAGCTGAGCGAGGACGGCAAGACCCTCACGCTGAAGCTCAAGCAGGGCGCGACCTTCGCCGACGGCGCGCCGGTGACCGCCGACGACGTGGTGTTCTCCCTGACCCGGGTGCGCGACATGAAGGGCACCCCGTCGTTCCTGCTGGACGGCGTCGAGGTGGCCAAGACCGACGACACGACGATCACGCTGACGTCGAAGGCGGCCAACCCGGCGCTGCCGTACATCCTGCCGAACCCGGCGCTCGGCATCATCAACAGCAAGCTCGCCCAGCAGCACGGCGCCACCACCGACCCGCAGGACAAGGCCGAGCAGTGGCTGAACTCCACCGGGGCCGGGTCGGGCCCGTACACGATCGAGTCCTTCAACGTCAGCAGCCAGGTCACGCTCAAGGCCAACCCGAAGTACCACGGGACCAAGCCCGCCTACGACAAGGTCGTGCTGCGCAACGTCGAGGCGGCCACGCAGAAGCTGAACGTGCAGCGCGGCGACAGCCAGATCGCGCTCAACCTGTCCGGCGACCAGGTGAACGGCATGCCCGCCACCCTGCAGGTGAAGAAGACCGCCTCGGCCAACGTGCTCTTCCTCCTCGCCAACCAGGACACCGGCGTCAGCAAGGTCACCTCGAACCCCAAGTTCGTCGAGGCCGTGCGCAAGGGCGTCGACTACGCGGGCCTGCTGGAGCTGGCCGGCGAGGGCGCGGCGCAGGCGCCGGGCGTGATCCCGTCGCAGCTCCTCGGCGCGCTGCCGGCCGAGCAGGCCGCCAAGCGGGACGTCGAGGGCGCCAAGGCGGCGCTGGCCGCGAGCGGCCTGGCCAACCCCTCGGTGAAGCTGGAGTACCCGAGCGAGCTGACCGTGAACGGCCTGCCGTTCCAGCCGTTCGCCGAGCGCATCCAGGCCAACCTCAAGGAGGTCGGCATCACGGTGGACCTGCAGCCCGCGCCGGTGACGACCGCGCTCGACAACTACCGCAACGGCAAGGAGGAGATGGGCCTGTGGTACTGGGGCCCTGACTACCCGGACCCGAGCGACTACCTGGCCTTCCTGCCCGGCAAGACGGTCGGCCTGCGGGCCGGCTGGAAGGCGGGCGCGGCCAAGGAGATCGAGGCCGCCGGCGAGAAGGCCGCGACGGCGGTCGGCGACGAGGCCCGCAAGGCCGCCTACGCCGACCTGCAGACCAAGCTGAACGCCTCCGGGCCGTTCGTCACGCTGGTCCAGCCGTCGCAGAACATCGTGACGGCCGCCTCGGTGACCGGGCTGGAGTACCACCCGGTGTGGACGGTCGACATCGCCGACCTCGGCGTCAAGTAG
- a CDS encoding Lrp/AsnC family transcriptional regulator gives MSDISRNGVSGGGQPGRIGIGLELDDIHLKILEVLRENGRISVAALAERVGISRANAYTRFEALRADGAIKRFTAEIDHGRAGLGITALIFVTVRQQMWKQFRAELARMPEVEYCAITTGQHDAMIQVRVADVAAVHTMVTDRLANIPAVKATETVFILDEVLRRPYVLPGDGRQRATAARRPATEERGDVPLGKMRFVGAAEGRAALRKDD, from the coding sequence ATGAGTGATATTTCTAGGAATGGCGTCAGCGGTGGCGGTCAGCCTGGACGGATCGGCATCGGTCTGGAGCTGGACGACATCCACCTGAAGATCCTTGAGGTCCTGCGCGAGAACGGCCGCATCTCGGTCGCCGCGCTGGCCGAACGCGTCGGCATCTCGCGGGCCAACGCCTACACCCGCTTCGAGGCGCTGCGCGCGGACGGCGCGATCAAGCGCTTCACCGCCGAGATCGACCACGGGCGGGCCGGGCTCGGCATCACCGCGCTGATCTTCGTGACCGTGCGGCAGCAGATGTGGAAGCAGTTCAGGGCCGAGCTGGCCCGGATGCCGGAGGTCGAGTACTGCGCCATCACCACCGGCCAGCACGACGCGATGATCCAGGTCAGGGTGGCCGACGTGGCCGCGGTGCACACCATGGTCACCGACCGGCTGGCCAACATCCCCGCCGTCAAGGCCACCGAGACCGTGTTCATCCTGGACGAGGTGCTGCGGCGGCCGTACGTGCTGCCCGGCGACGGCCGCCAGCGCGCCACGGCGGCCCGCCGCCCCGCCACGGAGGAGCGGGGCGACGTGCCGCTCGGCAAGATGCGCTTCGTCGGCGCCGCCGAGGGCCGCGCCGCCCTGCGCAAGGACGACTGA